The Ficedula albicollis isolate OC2 chromosome 6, FicAlb1.5, whole genome shotgun sequence genome has a window encoding:
- the CHCHD1 gene encoding coiled-coil-helix-coiled-coil-helix domain-containing protein 1 — PRRNQKRPPTLRPPRTLALADKVANRREQGTEATCITEMSVMMACWKQNDFNDAPCAEEIRMFYDCVTKAEKQRKSQSEDTPSSRGNLSSSKVNKLLKRFPQMTRYV; from the exons ccccggcggaACCAGAAGCGGCCCCCGACGCTCCGCCCGCCCCGGACGCTGGCGCTGGCCGACAAGGTGGCGAACCGCCGGGAGCAGGGGACAG AGGCAACGTGCATTACGGAGATGTCAGTGATGATGGCCTGCTGGAAACAGAATGACTTCAACGACGCGCCTTGTGCCGAGGAGATCAGGATGTTCTACGACTGCGTGACAAAGGCAGAA aaacaaCGCAAGAGTCAAAGTGAGGACACCCCGTCATCCAGGGGAAACTTGTCTTCAAGCAAAGTGAACAAGCTGCTGAAGAGGTTTCCTCAGATGACACGTTATGTATAA